The genomic DNA cctgcacctccaaatATCATTTCCGACACATccaaggcccgttaaaccatttttaaggctctaaaatgaggcctaagcatagggaacatgaaacatgctcaaaaatatgccggatgttggttcgtttggtcgtacggtcgcgtcgttcggttaattacgacgaaacacggacggacgcgaaaaacgaaccaaatgacgcgacgaatggaattttatcaatccaaacactaaaataaagtattttagtgcttacataaatttttgggtgtccggggatattcaggatgtaagatatgcgcgtaaacgCAAACTTGTGcgctttttgacacttttagtccctgcatgacttaaaagtttatttttgcgcaccaaacacctctaagcctttatctaagctatataaaggataaatagggtatgcttaactcatggtcatattccggaaggtccgataacatacgaatcggtatacttTAGCAGTTTGACGCTTTGGGTCcttctaatgcgcaaacttgtgtaactcatcatttaatagcattgacgCCTCATTTAAttcatattaggcattcttgaaagtattattaaatatCAAAATGCTTCGGGCTCgataaaaggtcattcagaggtgtaattaaacatattgacacttttagtcccttatacttgcaaagttgcgcgtaaatTCACTTTTGGGCACAAAAGCCTTGGGTGGCCAGTGATTGGCAATCctgagagtataatcaaatatcatgaggctctcggtttgttaagaggtcactcagaggtaagaattaacatgttgacgcttttaacccttgtcTGCGCAAAATTTCAATTAACTacacaaacggctacacttgattaacaaatggttcatttgtgaatataaaaccgtaaaaggttatttagaaacttattttaggtatgctaataCTTCCAGTTCTTTCataattaatgttttttttttcgatttcgcgaaaaattagtcccttataTTCAAGGTTTGACTTTACTAGGGTTTATTACACATGTCAATATTTCGTTAAACGtgatttttacgaggtgttacatcctcacccccttaaaagaaatctcgacctcgagatttgctagaATAATGGAAGTATTTTTCTGAAGTAGCATGGACTTAACTTCCATAGTATATTTGGGTCTCTCAGAAGGTAatcatggtaattcttataaggaAGATAATCATGACGCACACAGAGATGTTAGAGAAGTCTGTATTCTCAGGCCTTGGTTCATCTATCGATGTCGGTGTCAGATATATGACACATTTTCTTTACAAATGCAaggatgccctaagtagagatacttataaggacattttatattggatatcttctttgaatactactagtcgactttagtacaatatgaccattgggatatctcaggggttccatgcattaaacttccatactgatcaggcatggaaacaatctatgggacacactaggatacgctaatcctcatatggcactcttatcaaacatagtttggcattcgaaGGCGATATAAAATAATgagaaaataaaataatatatattgtcgtactctttttggggaagagtactccagattcttatcaaaggattatctccgaggatgggagagagggtcattaaagattccattgTTAAATTATACCTCATTTTTAATATCAGAAGTTCTTATGAATGTAATCAAAAGCTTGCCAAGCTTATGGTTTATTAAAGGTTTATTCTCCCATGCATTAATGTAAAATACTGAGCAGATACAATCGATGCTAAAAGGTAAAGACGTTCCTAATGCTATTATTGAGATGCACTGTCTCTGGCATTCAACCGTTAGTTCAGACGTTTCCTTTCTTATCCTTCCCAGAATTAGCTGCTCCTTCCTTGGCGGCTTCAGGACAATTAGTACTGATGTGGCCTTTTTCGCCACAGCTGAAACAGTTTTCATTCTTTATGTCtctacattcgtgggactggtgaCTAGTTCTTTTgcagatgccacattgctttatcttttggttTGATCGACACTGTCCCAAGTGTCTTCTGTTgcaggttttgcatgtaggcttCTTGTTGGAATCTTGTTGGTTATTGTTGGGCTCAGATTTGTTCTTCTTAGGATTCTgggagttatcctcctcccttttACGCTTCCCATCTTCTGAGGCTTTGGCAGCTTTGTTTCTGACCACATCGAGTGTGAGAGACAGCGACAGATCTGTCACTAACCTGAATGTAGTAGGTCTCGAtgctttcacacttgcctttatttctggggctagacccccaataaAGCGAGCTATTCGCTTTGGTTCTGGTGTGATCAaataaggaaccaatcgagacttGGTATTGAAACTCGTAAGGTATGCTTGACAATCTAAGTTCTCcatgactagtgacaggaatTCAGTCTcgattttctcaacttcatgttgaggacagtaattttctttgatagGAGCAACGAACTGATCCCAAGTCATGTTGTACAAAGGAATCttcccggtggcttgaatcaacgaTCTCCACCAAGCTAAGGCCTCACCCTTAAATGATTGCGACACAAACTTGACCACATTCTTCTCAGCGCATCCACTGATATCCACaactgtatccatctcatctaaccatgtCATACAATCTACAGCTCCGtcctccccagtgaaatcccggggtttacacgaaacaaagtacttgtaggagcaacccttatcacggggtccttgattCAGTATGATCTGTTAAGACGGATCACTGTGATGATTAGAAGAGTGACGCTCGTCATCTTCCTTCTTGGGTTCATCCTTCTTGGAAGGAGGCTTCGAATGTGGTATAGATAGGGTTCTACTACGAGTCCCACTATACTCTTCGTACTGCCGCTCTAAGGCCTTCGTAACTGCGGCGTCTACTAACGCTTTTAGTTCAGCACCCGTTAAATTAATTCGGGCGTTATCATTGTTCTCCACTGGGTGGCTATTAATTTCATCTGAGCCAGCCATTTAATTGAACCATTACATAAAACAAAGACAATAGTTTActtgggagtttattatggaattgtcttttatggcaattcattaaccatggtaacggagaccatatttggttaatttattaatcgCATTTATTTAGGATTTATATTACAACTTCTCCTaattataaaaacaataatagtTTTACTAGTGGCAcgaaaggcctagtcacaaggacaagtttaatttataagccatgatttcagagaatcgaggcatttaggtgtgaatcaaagttcatacctttttcttgacagggagttgtaggctaccactgtctttagtcccttagggcaataagtatggcccgtaggcatatCAATTGACATTACAGAACGATGTTTTAAGGAGAAAATAATAATCATCACAGTGATGATAGTAGTCATGATAGTATTGATCATATTGACTATGAGGCTTGGGCATAGCCCACCACCTTAGACAGGGAACCATAATGGTTACCACTGTCATTGTCGTATTGACAATATAATGaagtatagcccgtaggcacttcatcactaaggATGTTAATAGTATGATCATCGTattagatgatattagtcatgatcatattgatcatatagactattaggcttgagcatagctcaccaccATAGACAAGGAATCATAAGGATTACAATGTCAATGTCTCAAATGGACAATACATTATAGCGTTTAGGCAAAACATCACTAAAGGATGATTATTTTAATTCAGGGATTTTAGATTAACCCCCTTTTTAAAgttggcctgtgtgactttaacgaTTCACAGTTTACCAAAATCATTAACGTGCTTACAGATGTTAATAGGGATTGGAATCTTTTGGATAGGTTTTAccgtcttggccatgtctgcattgacatttaggctaggttttacctttaagattcttttaatatttaacgcagaacaaaTCCCAAATTGaaatgttaacaaggatctgaatctaattgtggaACTACCGTCTTGGCCCTGTCTTTCAAATGACacatgagctaggtcttgtcctttttagattttgccattttataataatggtagatcttataaaaggaatgtttattattattattattattattattattattattattattattattattatttttatttcatatttcctATCTAGGATGAAAATTCAGTCATTCCCCTATAAAACAAAATTTCAGGGTTGCCCTAAGTGGGACTTTGAAAgaaataatgttgtcctcgaagggactgaaAAATAAATATGTCCTTAGAAgggctattaaggaaacgatcttcagcaaaGGAGTTTCTTACTCATTCAATTCCTGAATGCTTcctccttggttgcacgtttcATCCTAGTCGCGGGTCGAAGCTCAACATTTCAAGGCTCCAGATGTGGAGGATTCTTATTAcagcttcttcgcttggcgacgtatccaatatataaaaaTTTGGAAGCAAAAATTTTCCAGATTAGGATTGAGATTATTCCTAGGTTAAGTCTAGACCCAGagggtcaaggaatgtgctaatgtgtcattgagattaaacacaaaaactagtgtttaattccctcaatgttggctctgatatcaacctgtcacaccccgaattccacgtatcaccggtgggcccggtaggggagtatcgtgacgtggttggcaacatcatagtcaaacaacacaatatataaatgcacagcggaagcaaaagataaatatattacaatccgaatataaagtaatatcaagtattacaacggaaagtaatggatccacaggcggatcttaaaatataaacattgttcaacagactttagacgcctagaacttgcaagattccttattaacgtcctgagcagcttccagcctattacgtacttatACCTGTCACTTAGatttttgaaaatacgtcagttttcactggtaaatacactcaactgactcatttgaaaatgtcgatgaaaattggtttaggtgTGCAAGGCACGAAAATATGTTGACACTTTGactaaaatgcacagaggcaaaattaatcttttatacttgggacaaactatatttcatgttatcagttttacataacttgctctacatacggggcccggttctATGCCGgttcatgattaaccgacacaccactattcccttattgggaatcccttattgggtaGAATTAATTATTAAACATAtggcatctgtcaggtgtatgcctacaccccgtgcttagatcgtggccattgcatttaatgagtcaaggatatccaggacacggtcagattaacccccaatgtttcagtcaagcaatacgaattaaaacaggttatttggatttcccgactCCTTGGTCTtagaatcccatacctgaccatgcggtatttatattaccgtatcccaagcccgtaatagggaaaataagttaagagtatttacctgagctggcttctgtcttaaatagcaagaattataataactcagccgtattcacttaagtaagcgtaggtacaatttaccggaaggctctagtctggaatgatggtataaataaccaattagaatgttaaCGAGTCTTTAATTAAGCCCAAGCTTAGACTGGTTAATTTTatggttcaaacgcacgattaggcgaagaccggaatagaatgtgatttagacccaacaagttcggagacttgctTAATATGGGTGTTTCatacacattctggattttgagataaaaccgataaggtttgacccgtttcggctaatttatgcaaactagttacataaaccgagcCGAACGCGTAATAAGCGTAATCGGTGGACGTAAGagccatatacaggtttcctaaattaatatgcttcaaatatgttgtgacatcagtaagatatcatttATTATGCCCGAAATGAATTAAATCACAAACTATGCCTcgtaggggtagtttggtcattttaaaggttgtaaAAGGGTTTAAGTGTTTtactgagttacaggtctgatgtaatcagtaaatatactcaaattaatgagttataacagtaggataaagtacatatgtgaaatttatcaattataaccaaactatgccccgtaggggtattttggtaatttcacataagccgaaaagctcaaaactgaGGTCTGAGTTTAAcaacctttgcttactgttaaaatattataatttgcctcaaatatcagtaggtatcaacccttgtatgtttaaaatacttatagtacatactatgcgttaaaacgcttaaaaaggcgattaaagccatttccgggtttgatacttaaatctgatatttttatatttccagaaggcttaaaataatttatttaacatttgtGATCAGTGGCAAAAGGTTTGGAGTCGTTttgatatgtaaaactcattttatggcccgtgagggcaaaaccgacaagtaccggattaagcctacgactatgagttatgctcagcctaaaattaattaaaatctttaaaattcctaaaataatatattacatcagtgggtaagaGATTTGATATTAAAAAAGTATGTTTAagtaggctatacgctaattacgccattttattaacaaaaagcattcattttgcgataatgagcataactcttattctataATTcgaactgatgtcaaactttgcgtacacgtttatatatcagtaattaaattttctactcttttacatttccaaaaatcacgttttaaggcaataagggcataatggtcaacatatgagcatttaacggaaacacgTAAACGAATGGGTCAATCAATGAACCAACCACAGAGGGTTATGCAAACCTGTAGcctggtcctaaggaagctctaaggcatttccaAATCATACTAaagcgggtcagaactgaagtcaaagcaaaagtcaaagctttgcgactttcggttccgaatcGGATCAAGACAGAAAGTTGTcgaatcaaacaagcttagacaagTTCTTATGCTTGTTATCAAGTTAAGTTATATgaatgataaaataggttacacgcCTTTTACATCATTAGTTATGCATTTAAACGAAAGattacatttctgttgactttttctaatcatctttgactcgacaaatgaTCTAGTTAGGATGGGAATCAGTggatgcccttttaagggtttaaagcccacataattaccaacttataactacctttgatttggCTAAACACTGAATCAATAGTGATTTATCTtaaagtcaaccgttaattatgacggtttgacttttaagctaaaactaagctaAAACTTAATTAAAGAAGGATTAGcaagcttaccaaggtcctatgcacGAAATGTGATCACTTGAGAGGAggtttgagctccagaaatgatcagatgaGAAGTTGTGAATGAATGATCAAAATGTGCAAACATTGGGGCTTTTTATAGTGTTCTTGATCCATTAAGATCATGACAAATCATGCTATACATGATCATGGATCAGTAACATGTGTTCCTAAGGCCTAAGAATTAATTTAGGCAGCTCTTGGAAGTGTTAAAGGGCGCACATGACGTTTACATGGGCTGAAAAGCCAAAAAaatgagtttctgcatctgggcatggcttacggaccgtaagggtccagccatacggtccgtaaggacctggtCTGCACATGGGAACCTTCATTAgttgacagctttggcccctgcacctccaaatATCATTTCCGACACATccaaggcccgttaaaccatttttaaggctctgaAATGaggcctaagcatagggaacatgaaacatgctcaaaaatatgccggatgttggttcgtttggtcgtacggtcgcgtcgttcggttaattacgacgaaacacggacggacgcgaaaaacgaaccaaatgacgcgacgaatggaattttatcaagccaaacactaaaataaagtattttagtgcttacataaatttttgggtgtccggggatattcaggaTGTAAGATATGCGAGTAAACGCAAACTTGTGcgctttttgacacttttagtccctgcatgacttaaaagtttatttttgcgcaccaaacacctctaagcctttatctaagctatataaaggataaatagggtatgtttaactcatggtcatattccggaaggtccgataacatacgaatcggtatacttTAGCAGTTTGACGCTTTGGGTCcttctaatgcgcaaacttgcataagtcatcatttaatagcattgacgCCTCATTTAAttcatattaggcattcttgaaagtattattaaatatCAGAATGCTTCGGGCTCga from Helianthus annuus cultivar XRQ/B chromosome 7, HanXRQr2.0-SUNRISE, whole genome shotgun sequence includes the following:
- the LOC110867184 gene encoding uncharacterized protein LOC110867184, which gives rise to MDTVVDISGCAEKNVVKFVSQSFKGEALAWWRSLIQATGKIPLYNMTWDQFVAPIKENYCPQHEVEKIETEFLSLVMENLDCQAYLTSFNTKSRLVPYLITPEPKRIARFIGGLAPEIKASVKASRPTTFRLVTDLSLSLTLDVVRNKAAKASEDGKRKREEDNSQNPKKNKSEPNNNQQDSNKKPTCKTCNRRHLGQCRSNQKIKQCGICKRTSHQSHECRDIKNENCFSCGEKGHISTNCPEAAKEGAANSGKDKKGNV